A section of the Oncorhynchus keta strain PuntledgeMale-10-30-2019 unplaced genomic scaffold, Oket_V2 Un_contig_17463_pilon_pilon, whole genome shotgun sequence genome encodes:
- the LOC118370527 gene encoding zinc finger protein 501-like isoform X6: MASVKLEDCSQTLELNVNIKDEEEEEKIGTSVSHVSPNLQSLGPECDSGAQFALEDPEMASVKLEDCSQTLELNVNIKDEEEEEKIGTSVSHGDHVETFSTSREQQQEDHRAKRSHHCPHCEEIFPILSKLKIHLKLHTGENLHFCTDCGKNFTTSRAMIVHQRVHTGEKPFSCSDCRKSFSQSSHLKQHERIHTGEKPYSCSVCGNSFSGQGHLKQHERIHTGEKPYSCSDCWKSFSHSSHLKQHERIHTGEKPYSCSDCGKCFTQSSQLKVHQRTHTGEKPYSCSDCGNRFSHLGHFKTHERIHTGEKPYSCSDCGKCFTTSTELKVHQRTHTGEKPCSCSDCGKCFTTSTELKVHQRTHTGEKPYFCSDCRASFSQSSHLKRHERIHTGEKPYYCSDCGKCFKSSAELNGHQRTHTREKPFFCSYCGKNFSRLANVKTHQRLHT; the protein is encoded by the exons atggcatcagtgaagctggaagactgcagtcaaacactggagctgaatgtcaacattaaagatgaagaagaggaggagaagattgggACATCTGTTTCTCATG TGAGTCCaaacctacagtcactgggtcctgaatgtgacagtggagcccagtttgcactggaggatccagagatggcatcagtgaagctggaagactgcagtcaaacactggagctgaatgtcaacattaaagatgaagaagaggaggagaagattgggACATCTGTTTCTCATG GAGATCATGTTGAGACATTCTCTACATCCAGAGAGCAACAGCAGGAAGATCACAGAGCTAAGAGGTCTCACCACTGCCCACATTGTGAGGAGATTTTCCCAATTCTATCAAAGCTAAAAATACACCTAAAACTACATACAGGAGAGAATCTGCATTTCTGTACTGACTGTGGGAAGAATTTCACCACATCAAGGGCTATGATAGTTCACCAGAgagtacacacaggagagaagcctttctcctgctctgactgtaggAAGAGTTTCTCTCAATCGAGCCACCTAAAACAACATGaacgtatacacacaggagagaagccttactcctgctcggTCTGTGGAAATAGTTTCTCTGGACAGGGACATCTAAAACAACATGaacgtatacacacaggagagaagccttactcctgctctgactgttgGAAGAGTTTCTCTCACTCGAGCCACCTAAAACAACATGaacgtatacacacaggagagaagccttactcctgctctgactgtggaaaatgctTCACACAATCGTCTCAGCTGAAagttcaccagagaacacacacaggagagaagccttactcctgctctgactgtggaaatcGTTTCTCTCACCTGGGCCACTTTAAAACACATGaacgtatacacacaggagagaagccatactcctgctctgactgtggaaaatgcttcacaacatcaactgagctaaaagttcaccagagaacacacacaggagagaagccttgcTCCTGTtctgactgtggaaaatgcttcacaacatcaactgagctaaaagttcaccagagaacacacacaggagagaagccttacttctGCTCTGACTGTAGGGCGAGTTTCTCTCAATCCAGCCACCTAAAACGACATGaacgtatacacacaggagagaagccttactactgctctgactgtggaaaatgttTTAAATCATCAGCTGAGCTAAACggtcatcagagaacacacacacgagagaaGCCTTTCTTCTGCTCTTACTGTGGCAAGAACTTCTCCCGATTGGCCAATGTAAAAACACACCAACGGCTACACACTTGA